The Numida meleagris isolate 19003 breed g44 Domestic line chromosome 10, NumMel1.0, whole genome shotgun sequence genome includes a window with the following:
- the DYNLRB2 gene encoding dynein light chain roadblock-type 2, whose amino-acid sequence MAEVEETLKRIQAHKGVVATMVVNAEGIPIRTTLDNATTVHYAGLLHQLTMKARSTVRDIDPQNDLTFLRIRSKKHEIMVAPDKEYLLIVIQNPPQ is encoded by the exons ATG GCTGAAGTGGAGGAAACCCTAAAGAGGATCCAAGCCCACAAAGGGGTCGTGGCGACTATGGTTGTCAATGCAGAAG gaatTCCAATAAGAACAACTCTTGATAATGCGACAACAGTCCACTATGCGGGTCTTCTTCATCAGCTCACCATGAAAGCGAGGAGCACAGTGAGAGACATTGATCCTCAGAATGATCTAACCTTCCTCAGGATCAGATCAAAGAAGCATGAAATCATGGTAGCTCCAG ATAAAGAGTATCTCCTAATTGTTATCCAGAACCCACCCCAATAG